Proteins from a genomic interval of Thermanaerothrix sp.:
- a CDS encoding AAA family ATPase — protein sequence MENSRFAVPIDKLRRRTDVRSLGFADTDELGCLKGLIGQERAVRSISFGLSVNSKGYNLFVVGNPGSGRTTYVLEELANRAKEMPAPDDWVYVYNFKEPQEPMAINLPAGMGRELAKDMEETLEDLKVTLSKAFDNSQYEDSKAQLVREFQEQVNSLMEELKDWATEKGFAIKRTPQGFVNLPLVKEVSESGEVSQREMQQEEFEALGEEEQQRLQRVSEEISQRTLEILRQIREREKGLKDRIKSLEAEICRGAIKSHFDELKGTYGSYGSCSQWLDQLAEDVVANFSAFIAAGRDENAEVDFSRYHVNVFVSNDPTQGAPVVRETNPTYYNLIGKVEYESRQGYLYTDFKKIVPGAIHRANGGFLVLEAEELFRHFMSWDALKRVLRTQELSIENLGEQLGFVPVSSLRPAPIPVDLKVVIVGTYWIYYLLNIYDPEFQKIFKIKAHFDSDMPRNPETEKLLACFVANFVKKEGGIPFSSEAVAEIIEWSCRLSENQDRMSTQFNRIAEILVESTAWARMDRAARVERSHVRKAIEEKIFRSNLIEERLRRAFEEGFVRVDTEGRAVGQINGLTVVDMVDHAFGHPVRITANVFMGQEGVVNIEREVKMTGPIHNKGLLTLQSYLGRKYAQDMPLSLSARIAFEQTYSGIEGDSASSTELYCLISALAGIPLRQDVAVTGSVDQFGNVQPIGGVNEKIEGFFRYCKSKGLTGTQGVMIPVQNVKNLMLHHEVVDAVREGKFHIWAVEHVDQGLELLTGVQAGSPGEDGTYPDGTVHGLVKETLKKMLDKLREFKKGSNNASASVGDDGDSGSGDEPVDVDDPAGSDDGEED from the coding sequence ATGGAAAATTCCCGTTTTGCGGTTCCCATAGATAAACTCCGTAGAAGAACCGATGTTCGTTCCTTGGGGTTTGCCGACACCGACGAACTTGGTTGCCTCAAGGGGCTGATAGGGCAGGAGAGGGCTGTGCGGTCCATATCCTTTGGGTTATCCGTTAACAGCAAGGGTTATAACCTATTTGTTGTTGGCAACCCAGGGAGCGGCAGGACAACCTATGTGCTGGAGGAACTAGCCAATAGGGCGAAGGAGATGCCCGCTCCTGACGATTGGGTGTATGTCTATAACTTCAAGGAGCCCCAGGAGCCCATGGCCATAAACCTGCCTGCGGGAATGGGTAGGGAGCTGGCGAAGGACATGGAGGAGACCCTGGAGGATCTTAAGGTTACGTTAAGCAAGGCCTTTGATAATAGCCAGTATGAGGACAGCAAGGCCCAATTGGTTCGGGAGTTCCAGGAACAGGTTAACTCCCTCATGGAGGAGTTGAAGGATTGGGCAACGGAGAAGGGATTTGCGATCAAGAGAACGCCTCAGGGTTTTGTGAACCTTCCGTTGGTTAAGGAGGTCTCCGAATCGGGGGAGGTCTCCCAAAGGGAGATGCAACAGGAGGAGTTTGAAGCCCTCGGTGAGGAGGAGCAACAGCGGCTTCAGAGGGTATCGGAGGAGATATCCCAGAGGACGCTGGAGATCTTAAGGCAGATAAGGGAAAGGGAGAAGGGGCTTAAGGACCGGATAAAATCCCTGGAGGCAGAGATATGCAGGGGGGCCATAAAGTCCCATTTTGACGAGCTTAAGGGGACTTACGGTTCCTATGGCAGTTGTTCCCAGTGGTTGGACCAGCTTGCGGAGGATGTGGTGGCCAACTTCAGTGCCTTTATCGCCGCGGGTAGGGATGAGAACGCGGAGGTTGATTTTTCCAGATATCACGTTAACGTGTTTGTGTCAAACGATCCCACCCAAGGGGCGCCGGTAGTAAGGGAGACCAATCCGACCTATTATAACCTGATTGGCAAGGTGGAGTACGAAAGCCGCCAGGGTTATCTATACACGGATTTCAAAAAGATCGTCCCCGGTGCCATACACAGGGCCAACGGTGGATTCCTGGTGCTCGAAGCGGAGGAGCTGTTTCGGCACTTCATGTCTTGGGATGCTCTCAAGCGGGTGTTGAGGACGCAGGAGCTTTCGATAGAGAACTTGGGGGAACAACTGGGATTTGTACCTGTTTCATCATTGAGGCCCGCCCCTATCCCAGTTGATCTTAAGGTGGTCATAGTTGGTACCTACTGGATCTACTATCTGCTTAACATATACGACCCGGAGTTTCAGAAGATATTCAAGATAAAGGCGCATTTTGACTCGGATATGCCTAGAAACCCCGAGACGGAGAAGCTGTTGGCCTGTTTTGTGGCTAACTTCGTCAAAAAGGAGGGGGGTATCCCCTTCAGCTCAGAGGCGGTGGCGGAGATAATCGAATGGTCGTGCCGCCTTTCCGAGAACCAGGACAGGATGTCCACCCAATTCAACAGGATAGCGGAGATCCTGGTGGAATCAACCGCATGGGCAAGGATGGACAGGGCTGCAAGGGTTGAAAGGTCTCATGTTAGAAAGGCGATAGAGGAGAAGATATTTAGATCAAACCTCATCGAAGAGCGGCTGCGCAGGGCTTTCGAAGAGGGATTTGTAAGGGTGGACACCGAGGGTAGGGCGGTGGGACAGATAAACGGCCTTACCGTGGTTGACATGGTTGACCATGCCTTTGGCCACCCAGTTAGAATAACCGCTAACGTGTTCATGGGGCAGGAGGGGGTTGTGAACATAGAGCGGGAGGTGAAGATGACCGGTCCCATCCACAACAAGGGGCTGCTTACCCTCCAGAGTTACTTGGGGCGTAAATATGCTCAGGATATGCCTTTGTCCCTTTCTGCCAGGATAGCCTTTGAGCAGACCTATTCTGGCATAGAAGGAGACAGCGCATCCTCTACGGAGCTCTACTGTCTCATATCCGCCCTAGCGGGTATCCCACTTCGTCAAGATGTGGCGGTCACTGGTTCAGTGGATCAGTTTGGCAATGTGCAGCCAATAGGTGGTGTTAACGAGAAAATAGAAGGGTTTTTTCGGTACTGTAAGTCCAAAGGTCTCACCGGCACCCAGGGGGTTATGATCCCGGTTCAAAACGTCAAGAACCTCATGCTTCACCACGAGGTGGTGGATGCGGTAAGGGAAGGGAAGTTCCACATATGGGCAGTGGAACACGTGGATCAGGGGCTTGAGCTTCTTACCGGAGTCCAAGCCGGATCGCCTGGAGAAGATGGCACTTATCCTGATGGTACCGTCCACGGGCTTGTCAAGGAAACGCTGAAGAAGATGTTAGATAAGCTTAGGGAATTTAAGAAGGGGAGTAATAACGCCTCCGCCTCTGTTGGTGATGATGGGGATTCGGGGAGCGGCGATGAGCCGGTGGATGTGGACGATCCGGCAGGGTCTGACGATGGTGAAGAGGATTAG